In Lacinutrix sp. Bg11-31, the DNA window TAAGTCTAAATTTTCGTTATAATCTATATATGAAAAACCAAATGTTTTATTCTCTCTCATAATAGTTGCAGAGGCATTAATGGTATTAAAACTTACCACCTTATTATCTACAATTCTATATTTTAAATTCTCGACACTATTAATGGCTTGCATGCAAGCATGTAAATAAGTACCAAAAAAGCTTATATTATTATCTTTAGAAAATGCGTGAGCTTTAGTAACATTAAAAGGAATGGTTATACCAAAATAAGGGTCTTTCAGTTTTGAAAAATGCTCAAAATGTTCCTTTCTATTCCATGTATTTATATCTAACGTTTTCAATTTTACTCTAATAATTTTGGAAGATCTAATAAACTATTTAAAGTTTTATAGGTCTTTTTATTTGCATCTTTTTCTGTTACTTCTTCATGAGCCCAAGTGGTATGAAATGGAATATGAATTGCCTTTGCTCCTATTGCCACTAATGGTAAAATATCAGATTTTAATGAGTTTCCAATCATTAAAAAATGTTCAGGTTTTATATCTAAATGTTTAAGTAACCTACTATAATTGTCTTCTTTTTTATCGCTTAAAACTTCTATATGATGAAAATAATCAAGCAATCCAGATTTTTGAAGCTTACGTTCTTGGTCTAACAAATCGCCTTTTGTTACTACAATTAACCTGTATTTTTTCGATAATTCCTTAAGCACTACTTCTACTCCATCTAACAAGTCTACAGGCTTATTAATCATCTCTTTCCCTATCTCTAATATTTTCTCTATGGTTTTATTAGACACTGTATTATTAGATAACTCTAATGCCATTTCTACCATAGATAGAACAAAACCTTTAACACCATAACCGTAAACTGGAAGGTTTTTCATCTCCATTTTAAAGAGCTCTTGGTCTATTTTATTTTCAGTTTCAAATCTATTTAGCAATTTTGAAAATTCACTTTCAGCATCACGAAAATAAGTTTCGTTTACCCAAAGCGTATCATCTGCATCAAAACCTATAACTTTTATATTTTGGTACTCTTTGTTCAATTTTTATTTCTTCTTAAATTTTTATAAAAATATTGAGTATTCAAACTTAAGTAAGCTAAAACTGCCTACTTATTTCCACAACTTCTTAGCGCGTTCTAAATCTTCTGGTGTGTCTATTTCTACACCTTGTACATTTGTCTCCACCATTTTTATACGCTTTCCATACTCTAAATAACGTATACATTCTATTTTCTCTGAAGCCTCCAATATTTGCATTGGCAAACGATAGAAGTCTAATATTGCTTGTTTTCTAAACGCGTAAACGCCTTTGTGCTTATAGTATTTTGTTGCTACTTCTTTGTCTCTTGGATACGGAATTGGGCTTCTAGAAAAATATAAAGCAAAGCCTTTTTGGTCAACAATTACTTTAACAGTATTTGGGTTCTTTATCTCTTCATCATCTGTAATATGAACCATTAAAGACGCTAAATCTACTTCTTTTTTAGTGTCTTCCTTAAATACTTTTATTAGTTTTTTAAGCGAAGCGACCTCTATAAAAGGCTCGTCTCCTTGAACATTAATAACAACATCAACATCTAAAAACTCTACAGCTTCGGCAATTCTATCGCTTCCACATTCGTGTTCTTTAATACTCATTATAACTTTTCCGCCTATGCTTTCAATTTCTTTAAAAATGATATCACTATCTGTTACCACAACCACATCATCAAACAATTGGGTAGCAACAGTAGCCTCGTAAGTACGAGTAATAACAGGTTTACCTCCCAAATCTTGCATGAGTTTACCAGGAAAACGAGATGCACTGTATCGTGCAGGAATCATTGCGATTATTTTCATTTATAAAAGCTGAAGTTTTTAGCTGAATTATTAACTAGTCAAAAATATAATTTTTAAACCGAAATAAAGATTTTTTTGAAACCAAATGTCATCAAAATGCTACAGGAGATTTCTTTTTTGTTATTCCTTACGAGATTTAAACTTTTTATAAAGCTTAAATATGATGAACAAAATAATGAAAACTAAAAATATAGCAACTATTGGAAATACAATAGAAACAGCAGATATTACTATTGCTGTGCCTGTTTCTACCGTAGAAACTACAGGATTTGCTATGCCTCCTGTTGTTACAGTCGAGGCTAACCTAGTTACTCCAGAAGTACTTGCAACAGCTGCTGCTGTTCCTCCTCCTGCAATTATTGCTAAAGCCCAAGTTATTACTGGACTTAGATCTGCAACTGTAGAAACCATTACTGCAGTTCCAGCAATAGCAGCTAGCGGAATGGCTACCGAATCTAACAAATTATCTACATAAGGAATATAGTAGGCAAAAATCTCTACAACTGTAGCAACACCTAAAACTATTAATGCAGACAAACTTCCTATCCATTGCCAGGATTCATTTAATTCCCAGCTACCTAAAAAGGCTGTTAGACTTAATGCAAACAACGGTACGAATACTCGAAAACCTACTGATGCAGATAATCCTATGCCTAGGCAAATACTAATTATTGTTTCGCTCGTCATTATTTAATTTATTAAGTGATCTTTTATAAATAAAGTGCATAACAAAACCGTAAACCACACCTCCTGCTAACCATATAAGGATTTGTTTAGGAAGTTTATCCCAAGCAAAGTCATTACTAACAACATCTAATACAATGGAAAAGACAAACATAATTAGAGCAAAAATGAGACCTTCAATAAACCAATGAAAGCGTTTTTTCATAATAAAATGTGTTATAATATATTTTAAATTCTTTGTTAAGATAGTACTTAAAATTAATTTTCAAAAAATCTTGTTGATGAAATTTATCTAAAATAAATCAATCATGCTTTTTATGCCAACAAGATTTAAAACCTTTTTATTCGGCTTCAAAAAATTCATCTGGAAACCCAATTAAATACAACTTTTCTTTTGCTCTAGTTACGGCTGTATATAACCAGCGTAAATAATCACGATTTATACCTTCTGGTAAATACGGTTGTTCTACAAAAACTGTGTCCCATTGTCCTCCTTGCGATTTATGACATGTTATAGCATAAGAAAATTTAACCTGTAACGCATTAAAATGATTGTTGCCTTTTATTTTTAAATACTTCTTGTATTTACTCGTTTCATCTTCGTAATCTTTTTGCACTTCTTGATATAAACGGTTAGAATCTTCGTAAGGTAGCGAAGGTGTTTCAGCATTAATAGTGTCTAATAATAAGACTGTTTCTATTGGAATCATTTTTGGATAATCTACCATTCGTACTTTTACTTCAGCAAATCTAAAGCCATACAATTCTTTAATACTAAAAATTTCAAGCACTTCTATAATATCTCCATTGGCAATAAAACCGGCTTCACTTGTTGGCTTTAACCAAAAGTAATTGTTCTTTACTACCATGAGGTAATCACCAGCAGATAATTCATTTTCATTAAATAAAATCCTACTACGTATTTGTTGGTTATACAAATTTGCTCGTTTGTTACTACGAACAATAATTGCCATTTCCTCGTTTCCTAAAGTGCTATAAGCATCGTTAATGGCATCCATTATATCGTAACCATCTACTAGTCTAACAATATCTGGATAACCTTTAATATTAAACTGAAAGCTTTCAAAAAAGGAACCTGCAATTGTTTCTCTTAATAAAGTAGCGTTTTCTAAAATTCCAGAATCTTGACCTTGACGCATGACTTCGTCTAGTTCCATTTTAGTTACCTCTTTATTATAATTTAAACTCAATATATGCTCGTCTAGTGCTGGGCTTAAATCTAGTTTAACAGGTGGTAACTGTGCTGTATCTCCAATTAAAAGCAATTTACATTTTTGGCCTTGGTAGACATATTGCATTAAA includes these proteins:
- a CDS encoding CatA-like O-acetyltransferase, whose amino-acid sequence is MKTLDINTWNRKEHFEHFSKLKDPYFGITIPFNVTKAHAFSKDNNISFFGTYLHACMQAINSVENLKYRIVDNKVVSFNTINASATIMRENKTFGFSYIDYNENLDLFLSNFQEEKLRIESSNNLFPLKNGLDCIHCSALPWSDFSGHKEPVSGLQESVPKLAFGKMKEINKEKIMNVAINVNHALVDGYHLSLFSELFQKRLNK
- a CDS encoding HAD family hydrolase, coding for MNKEYQNIKVIGFDADDTLWVNETYFRDAESEFSKLLNRFETENKIDQELFKMEMKNLPVYGYGVKGFVLSMVEMALELSNNTVSNKTIEKILEIGKEMINKPVDLLDGVEVVLKELSKKYRLIVVTKGDLLDQERKLQKSGLLDYFHHIEVLSDKKEDNYSRLLKHLDIKPEHFLMIGNSLKSDILPLVAIGAKAIHIPFHTTWAHEEVTEKDANKKTYKTLNSLLDLPKLLE
- the kdsB gene encoding 3-deoxy-manno-octulosonate cytidylyltransferase, which encodes MKIIAMIPARYSASRFPGKLMQDLGGKPVITRTYEATVATQLFDDVVVVTDSDIIFKEIESIGGKVIMSIKEHECGSDRIAEAVEFLDVDVVINVQGDEPFIEVASLKKLIKVFKEDTKKEVDLASLMVHITDDEEIKNPNTVKVIVDQKGFALYFSRSPIPYPRDKEVATKYYKHKGVYAFRKQAILDFYRLPMQILEASEKIECIRYLEYGKRIKMVETNVQGVEIDTPEDLERAKKLWK
- a CDS encoding DUF4126 domain-containing protein, giving the protein MTSETIISICLGIGLSASVGFRVFVPLFALSLTAFLGSWELNESWQWIGSLSALIVLGVATVVEIFAYYIPYVDNLLDSVAIPLAAIAGTAVMVSTVADLSPVITWALAIIAGGGTAAAVASTSGVTRLASTVTTGGIANPVVSTVETGTAIVISAVSIVFPIVAIFLVFIILFIIFKLYKKFKSRKE
- a CDS encoding ATP-dependent RecD-like DNA helicase; amino-acid sequence: MTSSQFYSLIKQHFPFTPTVKQDILLLQLSEFIFKDNDNDLFLLKGYAGTGKTTIIGTIVNNLRHANMSAVLMAPTGRAAKVISNYSKKEAFTIHKKIYFPKKDKGGGVKFVLQPNKHKNTIFIVDEASMIPDAPSDSKLYANGSLLDDLMQYVYQGQKCKLLLIGDTAQLPPVKLDLSPALDEHILSLNYNKEVTKMELDEVMRQGQDSGILENATLLRETIAGSFFESFQFNIKGYPDIVRLVDGYDIMDAINDAYSTLGNEEMAIIVRSNKRANLYNQQIRSRILFNENELSAGDYLMVVKNNYFWLKPTSEAGFIANGDIIEVLEIFSIKELYGFRFAEVKVRMVDYPKMIPIETVLLLDTINAETPSLPYEDSNRLYQEVQKDYEDETSKYKKYLKIKGNNHFNALQVKFSYAITCHKSQGGQWDTVFVEQPYLPEGINRDYLRWLYTAVTRAKEKLYLIGFPDEFFEAE